In one Culex quinquefasciatus strain JHB chromosome 2, VPISU_Cqui_1.0_pri_paternal, whole genome shotgun sequence genomic region, the following are encoded:
- the LOC119766873 gene encoding uncharacterized protein LOC119766873: protein MKVAIAILLLATVAIAAVSCSPSDHCGRYEVRACDCPKPCDGPCYRPSKCVCIAGYHRNHLGHCVPDCPSCHHRRNPYPSKK from the exons ATGAAGGTCGCCATCGCAATTCTCCTGCTTGCCACCGTGGCCATCGCTGCCGTTAGTTGTTCCCCTTCTG ACCACTGCGGAAGGTACGAAGTGCGTGCCTGTGACTGTCCGAAACCGTGCGATGGTCCCTGCTACCGGCCCAGCAAGTGCGTCTGCATCGCCGGGTACCACCGGAACCACCTGGGACACTGCGTTCCGGACTGCCCGTCGTGCCACCACCGTCGTAATCCCTACCCGTCCAAGAAGTGA